The Antennarius striatus isolate MH-2024 chromosome 11, ASM4005453v1, whole genome shotgun sequence genome window below encodes:
- the LOC137603595 gene encoding serine/threonine-protein kinase ICK-like isoform X2, with protein sequence MNRYTTIRQLGDGTYGSVILGRSLESGELVAIKKMKRKFYSWEECMNLREVKSLKKLNHANVIKLKEVIRENDHLYFIFEYMKENLYQLMKDRTRLFPESAVRNIMFQILQGLTFIHKHGFFHRDMKPENLLCMGPELVKIADFGLAREIRSRPPYTDYVSTRWYRAPEVLLRSTSYNSPIDQWAVGCIMAELYTLRPLFPGSSEVDTIFKICQVLGTPKKNDWLEGYQLANAMNFRWPQCVPSNLNTLILNASPEAIHLMTDLLQWDPKKRPASAQALRYSYFHVGQALGTPQQILEQARPQRGIMPLQAPVQSQQMLQQQQALLLKPVPPSQPPPSNQHCSASRPLQQIQPSSAASQAAVYQRQEQQPKHIVKQEQPEGTSPGHLPYIVDKNPQSKPTRQESENSNLLSYHFKPKGGRRRWGHVTGHVKGEDLDDYEEADLTSIHILGKSNFSAEKSRQGDDAQSRYGNVLDFSRPKGKEDTPLNLNKTAAYQEPSRTASAKQHYLRQSRYLPGIGTKKNVAMNASKDYAGSHLWGNSSIPFGGTLPSRGAHGTNTVPGGYMPSFYKKDLGSSGHRRHQGPSMESTASNYATWQSGRSQINSSVSKTVPGMLPRPPVQTIHGRTDWSAKYGHR encoded by the exons ATGAATAGATACACCACCATCAGACAGCTTGGAGATGGCACCTATGGCTCGGTCATCCTCGGCCGCAGTCTGGAGTCAGGGGAGCTTGTGGCCATAAAGAA aatgaaaagaaaattctaCTCCTGGGAAGAATGCATGAACCTTCGTGAAGTCAAG TCCTTAAAAAAACTCAACCATGCAAATGTGATCAAACTTAAGGAAGTGATTCGAGAAAATGATCACCTGTACTTTATATTTGAGTACATGAAAGAAAATTTATATCAGCTTATGAAAGACAG GACTCGCTTGTTTCCTGAATCTGCAGTGCGAAATATCATGTTTCAGATACTACAGGGGctgacattcattcataaacACG ggttttttcACAGAGACATGAAACCTGAGAATCTGCTGTGCATGGGACCAGAGCTGGTTAAAATAGCCGACTTTGGACTTGCCAGAGAAATCAGATCTCGCCCACCATACACAGACTATGTTTCCACTAGATG GTACAGAGCCCCAGAAGTGCTTCTCAGATCCACATCCTACAATTCACCCATAGACCAGTGGGCGGTAGGCTGCATCATGGCAGAGCTTTATACCCTCAGGCCTCTTTTCCCAGGCTCCAGTGAAGTAGACACCATTTTCAAGATTTGCCAAGTCTTGGGTACACCAAAGAAG AACGATTGGCTCGAGGGATACCAGCTGGCAAATGCTATGAATTTCCGTTGGCCTCAGTGTGTTCCCAGTAATCTGAATACACTGATCCTTAATGCTAGTCCTGAAGCCATCCATCTAATGACAGACCTGCTCCAGTGGGATCCCAAAAAGAGGCCAGCCTCTGCCCAG GCTCTCAGGTACTCCTACTTCCATGTTGGCCAGGCTTTGGGCACTCCTCAGCAGATCCTGGAGCAGGCTAGGCCTCAGAGAGGCATCATGCCGCTACAGGCTCCTGTCCAGTCACAACAgatgttgcagcagcagcaagcaCTGTTGCTTAAGCCTGTACCCCCATCCCAGCCTCCACCTTCAAACCAGCACTGCTCCGCCTCCAGGCCTCTACAACAAATCCAGCCCTCCTCTGCAGCTTCCCAGGCAGCAGTGTACCAACGGCAAGAGCAGCAGCCGAAGCACATCGTCAAGCAAGAGCAGCCCGAAGGAACGTCACCGGGCCaccttccttacattgttgaCAAGAATCCCCAGAGCAAG CCAACAAGACAGGAGTCAGAAAATTCTAATTTACTAAGCTATCATTTCAAACCGAAAGGAGGCCGGCGACGTTGGGGCCACGTCACAGGACATGTTAAGGGTGAAGACCTGGACGACTATGAAGAGGCTGATCTGACATCAATACATATTCTTGGAAAAAGCAACTTCTCTGCGGAAAAATCCAGACAGGGGGACGATGCACAGAGCAG ATATGGAAATGTTCTGGATTTTAGTCgacccaaaggaaaagaagataccCCTTTAAACCTGAACAAGACAGCAGCTTACCAAGAGCCATCAAGAACCGCTTCTGCTAAGCAGCATTACTTGAGGCAGTCCAGATATTTACCTG GTATTGGTACAAAGAAGAATGTGGCCATGAATGCCAGTAAAGACTATGCTGGAAGCCATCTGTGGGGCAACAGCAGTATTCCCTTTGGAGGGACTCTGCCTAGTCGAGGGGCCCATG GCACTAATACAGTCCCAGGTGGATACATGCCATCGTTTTACAAAAAAGACCTTGGTTCCTCTGGTCACAGAAGGCATCAGGGTCCTTCCATGGAATCTACAGCATCAA ATTATGCAACGTGGCAGTCTGGGCGGAGTCAAATAAACAGCTCTGTCAGTAAAACTGTCCCTGGGATGCTGCCGCGCCCACCAGTACAAACCATCCATGGGCGAACAGACTGGTCTGCCAAATATGGACACCGCTAG
- the LOC137603595 gene encoding serine/threonine-protein kinase ICK-like isoform X1: MNRYTTIRQLGDGTYGSVILGRSLESGELVAIKKMKRKFYSWEECMNLREVKSLKKLNHANVIKLKEVIRENDHLYFIFEYMKENLYQLMKDRTRLFPESAVRNIMFQILQGLTFIHKHGFFHRDMKPENLLCMGPELVKIADFGLAREIRSRPPYTDYVSTRWYRAPEVLLRSTSYNSPIDQWAVGCIMAELYTLRPLFPGSSEVDTIFKICQVLGTPKKNDWLEGYQLANAMNFRWPQCVPSNLNTLILNASPEAIHLMTDLLQWDPKKRPASAQALRYSYFHVGQALGTPQQILEQARPQRGIMPLQAPVQSQQMLQQQQALLLKPVPPSQPPPSNQHCSASRPLQQIQPSSAASQAAVYQRQEQQPKHIVKQEQPEGTSPGHLPYIVDKNPQSKPTRQESENSNLLSYHFKPKGGRRRWGHVTGHVKGEDLDDYEEADLTSIHILGKSNFSAEKSRQGDDAQSRYGNVLDFSRPKGKEDTPLNLNKTAAYQEPSRTASAKQHYLRQSRYLPGIGTKKNVAMNASKDYAGSHLWGNSSIPFGGTLPSRGAHGKPPRTSDNVTVICATSHRCLFRVSGTNTVPGGYMPSFYKKDLGSSGHRRHQGPSMESTASNYATWQSGRSQINSSVSKTVPGMLPRPPVQTIHGRTDWSAKYGHR, encoded by the exons ATGAATAGATACACCACCATCAGACAGCTTGGAGATGGCACCTATGGCTCGGTCATCCTCGGCCGCAGTCTGGAGTCAGGGGAGCTTGTGGCCATAAAGAA aatgaaaagaaaattctaCTCCTGGGAAGAATGCATGAACCTTCGTGAAGTCAAG TCCTTAAAAAAACTCAACCATGCAAATGTGATCAAACTTAAGGAAGTGATTCGAGAAAATGATCACCTGTACTTTATATTTGAGTACATGAAAGAAAATTTATATCAGCTTATGAAAGACAG GACTCGCTTGTTTCCTGAATCTGCAGTGCGAAATATCATGTTTCAGATACTACAGGGGctgacattcattcataaacACG ggttttttcACAGAGACATGAAACCTGAGAATCTGCTGTGCATGGGACCAGAGCTGGTTAAAATAGCCGACTTTGGACTTGCCAGAGAAATCAGATCTCGCCCACCATACACAGACTATGTTTCCACTAGATG GTACAGAGCCCCAGAAGTGCTTCTCAGATCCACATCCTACAATTCACCCATAGACCAGTGGGCGGTAGGCTGCATCATGGCAGAGCTTTATACCCTCAGGCCTCTTTTCCCAGGCTCCAGTGAAGTAGACACCATTTTCAAGATTTGCCAAGTCTTGGGTACACCAAAGAAG AACGATTGGCTCGAGGGATACCAGCTGGCAAATGCTATGAATTTCCGTTGGCCTCAGTGTGTTCCCAGTAATCTGAATACACTGATCCTTAATGCTAGTCCTGAAGCCATCCATCTAATGACAGACCTGCTCCAGTGGGATCCCAAAAAGAGGCCAGCCTCTGCCCAG GCTCTCAGGTACTCCTACTTCCATGTTGGCCAGGCTTTGGGCACTCCTCAGCAGATCCTGGAGCAGGCTAGGCCTCAGAGAGGCATCATGCCGCTACAGGCTCCTGTCCAGTCACAACAgatgttgcagcagcagcaagcaCTGTTGCTTAAGCCTGTACCCCCATCCCAGCCTCCACCTTCAAACCAGCACTGCTCCGCCTCCAGGCCTCTACAACAAATCCAGCCCTCCTCTGCAGCTTCCCAGGCAGCAGTGTACCAACGGCAAGAGCAGCAGCCGAAGCACATCGTCAAGCAAGAGCAGCCCGAAGGAACGTCACCGGGCCaccttccttacattgttgaCAAGAATCCCCAGAGCAAG CCAACAAGACAGGAGTCAGAAAATTCTAATTTACTAAGCTATCATTTCAAACCGAAAGGAGGCCGGCGACGTTGGGGCCACGTCACAGGACATGTTAAGGGTGAAGACCTGGACGACTATGAAGAGGCTGATCTGACATCAATACATATTCTTGGAAAAAGCAACTTCTCTGCGGAAAAATCCAGACAGGGGGACGATGCACAGAGCAG ATATGGAAATGTTCTGGATTTTAGTCgacccaaaggaaaagaagataccCCTTTAAACCTGAACAAGACAGCAGCTTACCAAGAGCCATCAAGAACCGCTTCTGCTAAGCAGCATTACTTGAGGCAGTCCAGATATTTACCTG GTATTGGTACAAAGAAGAATGTGGCCATGAATGCCAGTAAAGACTATGCTGGAAGCCATCTGTGGGGCAACAGCAGTATTCCCTTTGGAGGGACTCTGCCTAGTCGAGGGGCCCATGGTAAACCTCCCAGGACATCTGACAATGTCACTGTTATCTGTGCAACTTCTCACCGCTGTTTGTTTCGCGTGTCAGGCACTAATACAGTCCCAGGTGGATACATGCCATCGTTTTACAAAAAAGACCTTGGTTCCTCTGGTCACAGAAGGCATCAGGGTCCTTCCATGGAATCTACAGCATCAA ATTATGCAACGTGGCAGTCTGGGCGGAGTCAAATAAACAGCTCTGTCAGTAAAACTGTCCCTGGGATGCTGCCGCGCCCACCAGTACAAACCATCCATGGGCGAACAGACTGGTCTGCCAAATATGGACACCGCTAG
- the LOC137603595 gene encoding serine/threonine-protein kinase ICK-like isoform X3, translated as MKENLYQLMKDRTRLFPESAVRNIMFQILQGLTFIHKHGFFHRDMKPENLLCMGPELVKIADFGLAREIRSRPPYTDYVSTRWYRAPEVLLRSTSYNSPIDQWAVGCIMAELYTLRPLFPGSSEVDTIFKICQVLGTPKKNDWLEGYQLANAMNFRWPQCVPSNLNTLILNASPEAIHLMTDLLQWDPKKRPASAQALRYSYFHVGQALGTPQQILEQARPQRGIMPLQAPVQSQQMLQQQQALLLKPVPPSQPPPSNQHCSASRPLQQIQPSSAASQAAVYQRQEQQPKHIVKQEQPEGTSPGHLPYIVDKNPQSKPTRQESENSNLLSYHFKPKGGRRRWGHVTGHVKGEDLDDYEEADLTSIHILGKSNFSAEKSRQGDDAQSRYGNVLDFSRPKGKEDTPLNLNKTAAYQEPSRTASAKQHYLRQSRYLPGIGTKKNVAMNASKDYAGSHLWGNSSIPFGGTLPSRGAHGTNTVPGGYMPSFYKKDLGSSGHRRHQGPSMESTASNYATWQSGRSQINSSVSKTVPGMLPRPPVQTIHGRTDWSAKYGHR; from the exons ATGAAAGAAAATTTATATCAGCTTATGAAAGACAG GACTCGCTTGTTTCCTGAATCTGCAGTGCGAAATATCATGTTTCAGATACTACAGGGGctgacattcattcataaacACG ggttttttcACAGAGACATGAAACCTGAGAATCTGCTGTGCATGGGACCAGAGCTGGTTAAAATAGCCGACTTTGGACTTGCCAGAGAAATCAGATCTCGCCCACCATACACAGACTATGTTTCCACTAGATG GTACAGAGCCCCAGAAGTGCTTCTCAGATCCACATCCTACAATTCACCCATAGACCAGTGGGCGGTAGGCTGCATCATGGCAGAGCTTTATACCCTCAGGCCTCTTTTCCCAGGCTCCAGTGAAGTAGACACCATTTTCAAGATTTGCCAAGTCTTGGGTACACCAAAGAAG AACGATTGGCTCGAGGGATACCAGCTGGCAAATGCTATGAATTTCCGTTGGCCTCAGTGTGTTCCCAGTAATCTGAATACACTGATCCTTAATGCTAGTCCTGAAGCCATCCATCTAATGACAGACCTGCTCCAGTGGGATCCCAAAAAGAGGCCAGCCTCTGCCCAG GCTCTCAGGTACTCCTACTTCCATGTTGGCCAGGCTTTGGGCACTCCTCAGCAGATCCTGGAGCAGGCTAGGCCTCAGAGAGGCATCATGCCGCTACAGGCTCCTGTCCAGTCACAACAgatgttgcagcagcagcaagcaCTGTTGCTTAAGCCTGTACCCCCATCCCAGCCTCCACCTTCAAACCAGCACTGCTCCGCCTCCAGGCCTCTACAACAAATCCAGCCCTCCTCTGCAGCTTCCCAGGCAGCAGTGTACCAACGGCAAGAGCAGCAGCCGAAGCACATCGTCAAGCAAGAGCAGCCCGAAGGAACGTCACCGGGCCaccttccttacattgttgaCAAGAATCCCCAGAGCAAG CCAACAAGACAGGAGTCAGAAAATTCTAATTTACTAAGCTATCATTTCAAACCGAAAGGAGGCCGGCGACGTTGGGGCCACGTCACAGGACATGTTAAGGGTGAAGACCTGGACGACTATGAAGAGGCTGATCTGACATCAATACATATTCTTGGAAAAAGCAACTTCTCTGCGGAAAAATCCAGACAGGGGGACGATGCACAGAGCAG ATATGGAAATGTTCTGGATTTTAGTCgacccaaaggaaaagaagataccCCTTTAAACCTGAACAAGACAGCAGCTTACCAAGAGCCATCAAGAACCGCTTCTGCTAAGCAGCATTACTTGAGGCAGTCCAGATATTTACCTG GTATTGGTACAAAGAAGAATGTGGCCATGAATGCCAGTAAAGACTATGCTGGAAGCCATCTGTGGGGCAACAGCAGTATTCCCTTTGGAGGGACTCTGCCTAGTCGAGGGGCCCATG GCACTAATACAGTCCCAGGTGGATACATGCCATCGTTTTACAAAAAAGACCTTGGTTCCTCTGGTCACAGAAGGCATCAGGGTCCTTCCATGGAATCTACAGCATCAA ATTATGCAACGTGGCAGTCTGGGCGGAGTCAAATAAACAGCTCTGTCAGTAAAACTGTCCCTGGGATGCTGCCGCGCCCACCAGTACAAACCATCCATGGGCGAACAGACTGGTCTGCCAAATATGGACACCGCTAG
- the fbxo9 gene encoding F-box only protein 9 isoform X1 — translation MAKENTDIGGMVEDEDEGSDDPNLEVHLKAFRAQWMSELKVSSGASEMSNRLMRAQGRKKTQEVAQEEKATELFLRAVEEEQNGAVYEAIKFYRMAMQIVPDIEFKINYSRPPDADQDGRNYMQDNDGDSEIEDLLSYLEQELTLESSFPKICIPEVDKTDVHISALPREVLMYIFRWVVSSNLDMRALEQLSLVCRGFYICARDPGLWHSACVRVWGRNGTKLPPFKSWRDMFLQRPRVRFDGVYISKTSYIRQGEQSLDAFYRPWHNVEYYRYLRFFPDGQVIMMTTPEDPLTIVPYLNHHNSRMDSALFGHFRLSQETDNQTKVFAVCKKREEKVTEIPRNRFYRQNQTPEAEHTFHVGLHLSSGGVHRFNKLAWFHHSCHITYKQTGETVVTAFDLKRKYTPFHFVRVKSYTAFCEQPL, via the exons ATG GCTaaagaaaatacagatattGGAGGGATggtagaggatgaagatgaaggctcAGATGACCCAAATCTTGAG GTTCATCTAAAGGCATTCAGAGCGCAGTGGATGTCAGAACTCAAAGTGAGCTCTGGAGCGAGTGAAATGAGCAACCGACTGATGCGAGCTCAAGGTCGGAAGAAGACACAAGAAGTTGCTCAAGAGGAGAAA GCCACCGAGCTTTTCTTGAGAGCTGTTGAGGAAGAACAGAATGGAGCAGTCTATGAGG CAATCAAATTCTACCGCATGGCTATGCAGATTGTGCCTGACATCGAGTTTAAAATCAACTACAGCCGTCCTCCAGATGCAGACCAGGATGGAAGAAACTA caTGCAGGACAATGATGGTGATAGTGAGATTGAAGATCTACTTAGCTACTTGGAGCAGGAGCTCACTCTGGAAAGCTCCTTTCCAAAGATCTGCATTCCCGAGGTGGACAAGACTGATGTGCACATTTCCG CCTTGCCGCGAGAGGTCCTGATGTACATATTTCGTTGGGTTGTGTCAAGCAATCTGGACATGCGAGCCCTGGAGCAGCTCTCTTTGGTTTGCCGTGGGTTCTACATTTGTGCAAG GGATCCGGGGCTGTGGCATTCAGCCTGTGTGAGAGTGTGGGGACGGAATGGCACCAAGCTTCCACCCTTCAAATCCTGGAGGGACATGTTTCTGCAAAGACCACGAGTCCGTTTTGATG GTGTATATATCAGCAAGACATCATACATTCGTCAAGGAGAGCAATCGCTGGATGCGTTCTACAGACCTTGGCACAATGTTGAGTACTACAG GTACCTCCGATTCTTCCCCGATGGCCAGGTCATCATGATGACCACCCCCGAGGACCCTCTGACCATTGTTCCCTACTTGAATCATCACAATTCCAG AATGGATTCTGCTCTGTTCGGTCACTTCCGTCTGTCACAGGAGACAGACAATCAAACCAAAGTCTTTGCTGTTTGCAAGAAAAGGGAGGAG AAAGTGACTGAAATTCCGAGGAATCGGTTCTACAGGCAGAACCAAACTCCGGAGGCTGAGCACACCTTCCACGTGGGGCTGCATCTCTCCTCTGGTGGGGTTCATCGATTCAATAAACTTGCATGGTTCCACCACTCCTGCCACATTACGTACAA GCAGACTGGGGAAACGGTTGTCACAGCGTTTGACCTGAAGAGGAAGTACACACCCTTCCACTTCGTCCGTGTGAAGAGCTACACAGCTTTCTGTGAGCAGCCTCTTTGA
- the fbxo9 gene encoding F-box only protein 9 isoform X2, whose amino-acid sequence MVEDEDEGSDDPNLEVHLKAFRAQWMSELKVSSGASEMSNRLMRAQGRKKTQEVAQEEKATELFLRAVEEEQNGAVYEAIKFYRMAMQIVPDIEFKINYSRPPDADQDGRNYMQDNDGDSEIEDLLSYLEQELTLESSFPKICIPEVDKTDVHISALPREVLMYIFRWVVSSNLDMRALEQLSLVCRGFYICARDPGLWHSACVRVWGRNGTKLPPFKSWRDMFLQRPRVRFDGVYISKTSYIRQGEQSLDAFYRPWHNVEYYRYLRFFPDGQVIMMTTPEDPLTIVPYLNHHNSRMDSALFGHFRLSQETDNQTKVFAVCKKREEKVTEIPRNRFYRQNQTPEAEHTFHVGLHLSSGGVHRFNKLAWFHHSCHITYKQTGETVVTAFDLKRKYTPFHFVRVKSYTAFCEQPL is encoded by the exons ATggtagaggatgaagatgaaggctcAGATGACCCAAATCTTGAG GTTCATCTAAAGGCATTCAGAGCGCAGTGGATGTCAGAACTCAAAGTGAGCTCTGGAGCGAGTGAAATGAGCAACCGACTGATGCGAGCTCAAGGTCGGAAGAAGACACAAGAAGTTGCTCAAGAGGAGAAA GCCACCGAGCTTTTCTTGAGAGCTGTTGAGGAAGAACAGAATGGAGCAGTCTATGAGG CAATCAAATTCTACCGCATGGCTATGCAGATTGTGCCTGACATCGAGTTTAAAATCAACTACAGCCGTCCTCCAGATGCAGACCAGGATGGAAGAAACTA caTGCAGGACAATGATGGTGATAGTGAGATTGAAGATCTACTTAGCTACTTGGAGCAGGAGCTCACTCTGGAAAGCTCCTTTCCAAAGATCTGCATTCCCGAGGTGGACAAGACTGATGTGCACATTTCCG CCTTGCCGCGAGAGGTCCTGATGTACATATTTCGTTGGGTTGTGTCAAGCAATCTGGACATGCGAGCCCTGGAGCAGCTCTCTTTGGTTTGCCGTGGGTTCTACATTTGTGCAAG GGATCCGGGGCTGTGGCATTCAGCCTGTGTGAGAGTGTGGGGACGGAATGGCACCAAGCTTCCACCCTTCAAATCCTGGAGGGACATGTTTCTGCAAAGACCACGAGTCCGTTTTGATG GTGTATATATCAGCAAGACATCATACATTCGTCAAGGAGAGCAATCGCTGGATGCGTTCTACAGACCTTGGCACAATGTTGAGTACTACAG GTACCTCCGATTCTTCCCCGATGGCCAGGTCATCATGATGACCACCCCCGAGGACCCTCTGACCATTGTTCCCTACTTGAATCATCACAATTCCAG AATGGATTCTGCTCTGTTCGGTCACTTCCGTCTGTCACAGGAGACAGACAATCAAACCAAAGTCTTTGCTGTTTGCAAGAAAAGGGAGGAG AAAGTGACTGAAATTCCGAGGAATCGGTTCTACAGGCAGAACCAAACTCCGGAGGCTGAGCACACCTTCCACGTGGGGCTGCATCTCTCCTCTGGTGGGGTTCATCGATTCAATAAACTTGCATGGTTCCACCACTCCTGCCACATTACGTACAA GCAGACTGGGGAAACGGTTGTCACAGCGTTTGACCTGAAGAGGAAGTACACACCCTTCCACTTCGTCCGTGTGAAGAGCTACACAGCTTTCTGTGAGCAGCCTCTTTGA
- the elovl5 gene encoding very long chain fatty acid elongase 5, with the protein METINHKLNAYFELFGPRDKRVQGWLLLDNYLPTFALTTMYLLIVWLGPKYMKHRQPFSCRGVMVFYNLGLTCLSFYMFYELITSAWHGGYNMYCQNTHSAPEADTKIINALWWYYFSKVIEFMDTFFFILRKNSHQITFLHVYHHASMLNIWWFVMNWIPCGHAYFGAAINCFVHVVMYSYYGLSVVPAIRPYLWWKKYITQLQLIQFFITTSHTVCAVIWPCGFPMGWLYFLISYMFTLIVLFTNFYIQAYKKQRSSPKKQQNGSPASTNGQANRMPLTEFPPHKKLRVD; encoded by the exons ATGGAGACCATCAATCACAAACTGAACGCTTACTTTGAGTTATTTGGTCCCAGAG ACAAGCGGGTGCAAGGATGGTTGCTGCTCGACAACTACCTACCAACCTTTGCTCTCACCACCATGTACCTTCTGATTGTGTGGTTGGGGCCCAAGTACATGAAGCACAGGCAGCCATTCTCCTGCAGAGGTGTCATGGTGTTCTACAATTTGGGCCTCACATGCTTGTCCTTCTACATGTTCTATGAG CTTATAACATCTGCATGGCATGGTGGTTACAACATGTACTGCCAGAACACTCACAGCGCCCCAGAGGCGGACACAAAG ATCATAAATGCCCTGTGGTGGTACTATTTCTCCAAAGTCATCGAGTTCATGGATACCTTTTTCTTCATACTGAGAAAGAATAGTCACCAGATTACATTTCTTCACGTCTACCACCATGCTAGCATGCTGAATATCTGGTGGTTTGTGATGAACTGGATACCGTGTGGTCACG CATACTTCGGCGCAGCCATAAACTGCTTCGTCCATGTCGTCATGTATTCTTATTATGGCCTCTCAGTGGTTCCAGCAATTCGGCCGTACCTTTGGTGGAAGAAATACATCACGCAGTTACAGCTG ATCCAGTTCTTTATAACCACATCCCACACGGTATGCGCAGTCATTTGGCCATGTGGCTTCCCCATGGGATGGCTGTACTTCCTAATCAGTTATATGTTCACGCTCATCGTCCTTTTCACTAACTTCTACATTCAG GCGTACAAGAAGCAAAGAAGCTCTCCGAAGAAGCAGCAGAACGGTTCTCCTGCATCAACAAATGGACAAGCCAACAGAATGCCACTGACGGAGTTTCCCCCACACAAGAAACTGAGGGTGGATTGA